The uncultured Desulfovibrio sp. genome window below encodes:
- the lnt gene encoding apolipoprotein N-acyltransferase, which yields MKTDLSGAPASPFAGLRERAALPLAIILCLWLGFPNDLPLSLAGLLPAHLPVLPSAPGALPGLVLLLPPLLALTGLRAHTAGQALRTGWLSCWAGHVAALYWLALPIHNVGGLPWALAVPCAVFVAGCLSSAGGLFACAAFALRRRPPLVLAALLGLCWYLLEWGYAVVAGFPWLPLSGALAVWPLFIQPAHLVGGYLLAGIWSFMGVLCLMAPRGRRYPLLAVLLLLASLGYGAWRLHQTPAEQDPQGSGSFAVLFVEGNIDQNQKWLPAFQRSTVDTYLTLTEQALARHPGEHPLIIWPETAMPYNFAANTLHTPRIRQLAARARSPLLTGAPAFEGTRENMIVYNRAYLLGPDGSLAGYYDKEHLVPFGEYLPSWLDWDLLSGLLQEVGVYTPGSQLAPLRSSGLELGMLICYEGVFPWLAQQRVADGANVLVDISNDGWFGRSPAAMQHLALTTVRAVEQDRWILRGTNTGISAIIDSRGRVVTHGRQFEEAAIWGRARISTSRTVYHHLAPWLPGAAALLALLLVVGRCRRNP from the coding sequence ATGAAAACTGACCTCTCCGGCGCTCCGGCGTCTCCTTTCGCCGGGCTGCGGGAGCGTGCCGCCCTGCCCCTGGCCATTATTCTGTGCCTGTGGCTGGGCTTTCCCAACGACCTGCCCCTGTCGCTGGCCGGTCTGCTGCCGGCGCATCTGCCGGTTCTGCCCTCTGCACCCGGCGCTCTGCCGGGGCTGGTGCTGCTGCTGCCGCCGCTGCTGGCCCTCACAGGACTGCGCGCCCATACAGCCGGACAGGCCCTGCGCACAGGCTGGCTGAGCTGCTGGGCCGGGCATGTGGCCGCCCTCTACTGGCTGGCCCTGCCCATCCACAATGTGGGCGGGCTGCCGTGGGCACTGGCCGTGCCCTGCGCCGTTTTTGTGGCCGGCTGCCTGTCCAGCGCCGGCGGTCTTTTTGCCTGTGCGGCCTTTGCCCTGCGCCGGCGTCCGCCGCTGGTGCTGGCCGCCCTGCTGGGCCTGTGCTGGTATCTGCTGGAATGGGGCTATGCCGTGGTGGCGGGCTTTCCCTGGCTGCCGCTCAGCGGCGCCCTGGCTGTCTGGCCCCTGTTCATCCAGCCGGCCCACCTGGTGGGCGGCTATCTGCTGGCCGGCATCTGGTCCTTCATGGGCGTGCTCTGCCTCATGGCGCCACGGGGGCGCCGCTATCCGCTGCTGGCCGTTCTGCTGCTGCTCGCCAGCCTGGGCTATGGCGCCTGGCGCCTGCACCAGACGCCGGCGGAGCAGGACCCGCAGGGCAGCGGCTCCTTTGCCGTGCTGTTTGTGGAAGGCAATATCGATCAGAACCAGAAATGGCTGCCGGCCTTTCAGCGTTCCACGGTGGATACCTATCTGACCCTTACGGAGCAGGCCCTGGCCCGTCATCCCGGCGAGCATCCGCTCATCATCTGGCCGGAAACGGCCATGCCCTACAACTTTGCGGCCAATACCCTGCATACGCCACGCATCCGGCAGCTTGCCGCCCGCGCCAGAAGCCCCCTGCTCACCGGCGCCCCGGCATTCGAGGGCACGCGGGAAAACATGATCGTCTACAACCGGGCCTACCTGCTGGGACCGGACGGCAGCCTGGCCGGCTATTACGACAAGGAACACCTGGTTCCCTTTGGCGAATATCTGCCTTCCTGGCTGGACTGGGACCTGCTGTCCGGCCTGTTGCAGGAAGTGGGCGTCTATACCCCCGGCAGCCAGCTTGCCCCCCTGCGCAGCAGCGGGCTTGAGCTGGGCATGCTCATCTGTTATGAGGGCGTCTTTCCCTGGCTGGCGCAGCAGCGCGTGGCTGATGGGGCCAATGTGCTGGTGGACATCAGCAATGACGGCTGGTTCGGCCGTTCCCCCGCCGCCATGCAGCATCTGGCCCTGACCACCGTGCGCGCCGTGGAGCAGGACCGCTGGATACTGCGCGGCACCAATACCGGCATCTCGGCCATCATCGACAGCCGGGGACGTGTCGTAACCCACGGCCGCCAGTTCGAGGAGGCCGCCATCTGGGGGCGCGCCCGCATCAGCACCAGCCGGACCGTCTATCATCATCTGGCGCCGTGGCTGCCCGGCGCAGCAGCGCTGCTTGCCCTGCTGCTTGTCGTCGGCCGCTGCCGCCGCAACCCCTAA